The following are from one region of the Blastocatellia bacterium genome:
- a CDS encoding ATP-binding protein — translation SDNGDISAGEAPATFIEYAIRDTGVGIGPDILDKIFDPFFSTKTHGTGLGLASVQKIIEAHHGQISVESQPNQGTTFTIRLRQEP, via the coding sequence CTCCGACAACGGCGATATAAGCGCTGGCGAGGCCCCCGCTACGTTCATCGAGTATGCCATCCGCGACACCGGCGTGGGCATCGGGCCTGACATCCTTGACAAAATCTTCGATCCATTCTTCAGCACCAAAACGCACGGGACCGGCTTAGGTCTTGCCTCCGTGCAGAAAATCATCGAAGCTCATCACGGGCAGATCAGCGTTGAAAGCCAGCCCAACCAGGGAACGACCTTTACCATTCGACTGAGACAAGAACCCTAG